The Anastrepha ludens isolate Willacy chromosome 2, idAnaLude1.1, whole genome shotgun sequence genome contains a region encoding:
- the LOC128855110 gene encoding uncharacterized protein LOC128855110: MNRNLMQTKCRVSKDHIHYLQRILLELQIILKEEDGGSENNILGVWHDRFCPSVFLYLSSIVPAIWLLELDQVARKLNINNSNNNNSNENILKEVAENLDLPAFNIDPDTWITLIEQFLMLILIVGRWMLPKGDLTRDQLSQLLLVYIGTAADIMEFFESYKDVNIIKIPLLVFLTLGIWSWSLMQFTIVLSATRARRPRGSGLHHNDGATDCCDGCCCGIDVWAIVLNVILQDAPFLTLRMLIIFQYKILNYMSAFFTCKNTLVIVLQLYRLYVVNAEFWKNRREQKSGGNKSQHYKSRRRAQDPDANSIYMISTERGTDVKRKIQKARDYAEDEFVTRKKNKKDKSKNHKRKDTGYSTASSQNLYSTKIVDERSNRHKDKKGGKKAKKRERSNSSIESDIVEVRKAKRGATSGGGGKKSDKKDKKKKSKKIEPVLEETSSSSSSTTPSSSSDSSNSTLPSYEVIAERKLKRHKRSHSSSESTSTDSSDTTTSSSSSTSSSSSSS, translated from the exons GTTTTGCCCTTCGGTATTTTTGTATCTGAGTAGTATCGTTCCGGCCATTTGGTTGTTGGAATTAGATCAAGTGGCGCGCAAACtcaacatcaacaacagcaacaacaataatagcaacgaaaatattttaaaagaggtTGCTGAGAACTTAGATTTACCTGCATTTAATATCGATCCGGACACATGGATTACACTGATCGAGCAATTTTTAATGTTGATTTTAATCGTTGGACGTTGGATGTTGCCGAAAGGCGATTTGACGCGTGACCAGTTGAGCCAATTGCTATTGGTTTACATAG GCACTGCTGCTGATATCATGGAGTTTTTCGAGTCCTACAAAGATGTCAACATTATAAAAATACCGCTACTGGTTTTTCTAACTCTGGGAATTTGGTCCTGGAGCTTAATGCAATTCACAATTGTACTATCAGCGACGAGAGCACGTCGGCCGCGCGGTAGTGGCCTACATCATAATGACGG agCCACTGACTGCTGTGACGGCTGCTGTTGTGGCATCGATGTCTGGGCTATTGTGCTCAATGTGATATTGCAGGATGCGCCATTCCTAACGCTACGGATGCTGATTATTTTCCAgtataaaattctaaattatatgAGCGCGTTTTTTACAT gTAAAAATACTTTAGTAATTGTTTTGCAGTTGTATCGTCTCTATGTAGTAAATGCCGAATTCTGGAAGAATCGGCGCGAGCAAAAGTCTGGTGGCAATAAATCGCAGCATTACAAATCGCGTCGCCGCGCCCAAGATCCGGATGCGAATAGCATTTATATGATATCAACAGAACGTGGCACCGACGTCAAGCGGAAGATACAAAA AGCGCGTGACTATGCGGAGGATGAGTTCGTTACGcgcaaaaagaacaaaaaggaTAA ATCCAAAAATCACAAGCGCAAGGACACCGGCTACTCTACTGCCAGTTCACAAAATCTTTATTCTACGAAAATTGTTGATGAGCGCAGCAATCGCCACAAGGATAAGAAGGGCGGCAAAAAGGCCAAGAAACGTGAACGCAGCAACTCGTCCATTGAAAGTGACATAGTTGAAGTGAGGAAGGCAAAACGTGGCGCTACCAGCGGCGGCGGCGGTAAAAAATCGGATAAGAAGGACAAGAAAAA aaaatcgaaaaaaattgaacCCGTCTTGGAGGAGACCAGCAGCTCCAGTTCGTCGACAACACCGAGCAGTTCATCGGATTCCAGCAATTCTACATTGCCCAGTTATGAAGTGATCGCGGAGCGTAAATTGAAACGTCACAAGCGATCACATAGCTCATCGGAGAGCACTTCCACAGATTCATCGGATACAACAACATCGTCGTCATCGTCAACGTCgtcgtcatcatcatcgtcgtaa